The window GTAATATTCGCCAATATGATCCGGTCGGTGAAAACACCCGTGTCGTTATCATTACTTATCCAGCCTCAGACGCTCAATTAAATCCCGTGAAGACGACAATCAGAAAGGCTCGTGGCGTTGAGATAGTCCATGAATTCAAGCTCTTAATAGAGCCAAAAGAGGTCACTAATGCCTGAAATAATCGTTCCAGCCACTAGCGCCAACATGGGCCCAGGTTTTGATTCACTAGGCCTGGCAGTTAATTTGTACTTAAAAGTCAGGATTGGCAAGCAAAGCGATCAATGGACAGTCCATCATCCTTTTGGCAAAAGAGTTCCAACTGATGAAAAAAATATGATAGTTCTATCAGCCCTAACGGTTGACGCAAATATTCAGCCACATGAAATCTTTGTTAAAACCGAAGTCCCGCTGGCTCGTGGTTTGGGTTCTTCATCTTCGGCAATTATTGCGGGCTTAATGCTGGGGAACGAATTATCTGAATCTGTCCATCTAACTCGACAACAGATTCTTGATCGAGCGGTAAAAATAGAAGGACATCCGGACAACGTTTCACCAGCAATCTTTGGTGGAATCGTCGTTGGCGGTCCCGACCCACAGACAAGCGGGAATTTTTTAATTTATCAAATCGATACGCCCAGTGATTATGTGCCAATCGCCGTCATACCTAAGCGCGAATTAGCTACCAGCGAATCACGAGATGTTTTGCCGGTTAATTTGAATAGAAAACAAGCAGTCAGAAATAACGCCGAAAGCAGCCTTTTGTTAGCAGCCCTTTTTAAGCATGACTGGGATAATGTAGTCAAGCTCTTAGAATCCGATCAATTTCATGAAATATATCGAGCAAAATTAGTTCCGGAACTAGAAATCGTTCGAAATCTTTGCCACTCGCTGGGAATCTTTGGCAGCTATTTGTCCGGTGCCGGAACAACAGTCATGCTGCTCGTAAAAAAAGATCAAACAGATTCTCTGCTTGATCAGTTGAATAAATCGGAAAAACTTCAGGACTGCCAAATTAAATTACTAGAATTCGATTTAAGCGGTGCAAGAATCTCTGAATAAAAAAAGCTCCCATTTGGGAGAGTTTAGGCAGTTTTTACTTGACGTCCAAAATTAACATCAATATTTTTTGTTAGGATATCAGTGTAGCTATAGGAAACACGTTCAAAAGTTCCCTCGGCCTTGTCAAGTTCAACAACAAACAAGGACGGATAAGTCTCAATCAGGACACCTCTACGAGTGGTCGTCTTTTTTCGACCAGCCTGAGCAATCACCGTAATCGGACTGCCGATTTTCTCATCTAAATTATCTTTAATATTCTGTAATACTTCTGGCATACTACCTCCTCGTATTATGAGACTAGCTAATTTTAGCAGATATCACGATTTTTTGCAAGGTTTGACAGTCTATTTTTTAGAAAAAATCGTATTTTTAGACAAATTATTAACTAATTGTTCGTAATTTTCCAAAGTTAAACGTTCGCCTCGGATATTTAAATCAAAACCGCTTGCAGAAATCGAACGTTCGATTTTTGTCCGATTTTCATCGCTTTTTCCAAAATAATAAAGTAAATTATTAACAAGTGATTTTCTTCGATGGGCAAAAGAAGCTTTGATAATTTTAAAAAGTTCCTTTTCATGCGGAAAAACCTGAAAGTTTTCTTTCGGAGTCAATTGAACAACCGCCGAATCAACATTTGGTGACGGCATAAAAGCTTTTCGCGACACCGGAAGAATTATTTCAACATTAACACGATACTGAATCGCCAAACTCAGTTCTCCATAATCCTTACTGCCAACGTTAGCCTGCAAACGAGCCGCAACTTCTTTTTGCATCATCACGGTAATCGATCGAAAATTCAATGAACTATTAAGCAAATAAAAAAGAATCGGCGTGGTAATGTAGTAAGGCAAATTTGCAACGATTTTCAGAGATTGGTCTTTTGCGAAAGTTGAAAAATCGGCTTTTAAAATATCCTGGTTAACAACTTCGACATTTTTATAAGGCCGTAAAGTTTCCGACAATATTGGGATTAATTTTTTATCAATTTCATAAGCAATCACTTGTTTGGCATTTTTCGCCAATTGTTCGGTAAGCGAACCGATTCCGGGACCGATTTCAATAACCGTATCGTCTGGACCGATTGTGGCCCCTTGGACAATTCCTTGCAAAACATTTAAATCGATCAAAAAATTTTGTCCAAGACGTTTGCTGGCATGCAGGTTATACTCATTTAAAATTGCTTGCGTTCTTATCGGACTGCCAATAGCTGGGATATTATTCAAGGTTTTTAATCGCTTCTTTCAATTCTTTTTTTGTTATGCCAAACATTTGCAGCCGCTTAAGAAACTGTTTGCCATTTGTATCTCCTAAGTGTAATTGATCAGACAATTTATTTCTTAGAATCGCCGAACCGGACTGATCGATCAAACCAAAAGCAGCCAAATCGGAGCGCTTGATTTCTGAGTTAGGAGAAAATTCTTTGACATATTTTCCAAGTAGTTTTTTCAAAAATTCCGGATCAGCGTGCTCAACACCCAAAGATCCTTTGTGGTTTGGTTTACCATCGCTTTTATTAAGAAAAAGCTGTTTAATATTGGGAACCCGTTCCAAAACAATTTTCCTGATCCTTTCTCCTTGAAAATCCGGATCAGTTAATAAAATCAGGTCATGATCTTTGGCGCTTTCTTCAATCAGGTCCAAAACAGAGGACCTGATTTTCGAACCGCCAGTTTCAATTGTTTGAATTGAATCTCCAAAAGTAAGTCGCAGACGGGCTGTATCGTTTTTCCCTTCAACGATAAAAATTGTCTTCATCAATTCTTCGGCCATAATCGGTGTGCATTTTCCGTTGTGATTTTTGCCAATTGATTGCGATCGATTTCAAGAACTTTTGCCAGACCATCAACGACGAATTTAGTCCAGGCCGGTTCGTTGGTTTTTCCACGATTAGGCACCGGAGCTAAATAAGGGGCATCTGTCTCAACGAGAATTCGATCAAGAGGAACAACTTTTGCAGCCTCATGAATCTCTTTTGCATTTTTAAAAGTTACCATCCCGGAAAAACTGATATACCCGCCAAGTTCAACTAATTTTTCAGCTTGATCAGGGCCACCGGCAAAGGAATGCATTTCGAATTTGCTAATTTGACGCTCTTTTAAAATTCGATAAACGTCCTCAAAAGAATCCCGCATATGGATCGTTGTCGGAAAATTAAATTCGGTCGCTAAATCAAGGTGTTTTTCAAAAGAATTAATTTGCGTGTCGCGATCAAAACCTTTCCAGTACCAGTCAAGACCCGTTTCACCAACGCCAATCACAGACGGATCGGATAATTGTCCGCGCAAAACGTCTTCAGCCGATTGATCAAATTTACCGGTATCTTCCGGTTGAAAGCCAACAATCGCACGAACTCCTTTGTCAGAAAAATCATGAGCAATTTGAATCGCTCGTTGATTCCCCTTTGAATCATAACCGACTAC of the Oenococcus sp. UCMA 16435 genome contains:
- the rnmV gene encoding ribonuclease M5 — its product is MAEELMKTIFIVEGKNDTARLRLTFGDSIQTIETGGSKIRSSVLDLIEESAKDHDLILLTDPDFQGERIRKIVLERVPNIKQLFLNKSDGKPNHKGSLGVEHADPEFLKKLLGKYVKEFSPNSEIKRSDLAAFGLIDQSGSAILRNKLSDQLHLGDTNGKQFLKRLQMFGITKKELKEAIKNLE
- a CDS encoding TatD family hydrolase — its product is MAIYDPTKIPGDVYDTHTHLNDDALYHDVAAYVGRAREFRVMEMNVVGYDSKGNQRAIQIAHDFSDKGVRAIVGFQPEDTGKFDQSAEDVLRGQLSDPSVIGVGETGLDWYWKGFDRDTQINSFEKHLDLATEFNFPTTIHMRDSFEDVYRILKERQISKFEMHSFAGGPDQAEKLVELGGYISFSGMVTFKNAKEIHEAAKVVPLDRILVETDAPYLAPVPNRGKTNEPAWTKFVVDGLAKVLEIDRNQLAKITTENAHRLWPKN
- the rsmA gene encoding 16S rRNA (adenine(1518)-N(6)/adenine(1519)-N(6))-dimethyltransferase RsmA codes for the protein MNNIPAIGSPIRTQAILNEYNLHASKRLGQNFLIDLNVLQGIVQGATIGPDDTVIEIGPGIGSLTEQLAKNAKQVIAYEIDKKLIPILSETLRPYKNVEVVNQDILKADFSTFAKDQSLKIVANLPYYITTPILFYLLNSSLNFRSITVMMQKEVAARLQANVGSKDYGELSLAIQYRVNVEIILPVSRKAFMPSPNVDSAVVQLTPKENFQVFPHEKELFKIIKASFAHRRKSLVNNLLYYFGKSDENRTKIERSISASGFDLNIRGERLTLENYEQLVNNLSKNTIFSKK
- a CDS encoding homoserine kinase encodes the protein MPEIIVPATSANMGPGFDSLGLAVNLYLKVRIGKQSDQWTVHHPFGKRVPTDEKNMIVLSALTVDANIQPHEIFVKTEVPLARGLGSSSSAIIAGLMLGNELSESVHLTRQQILDRAVKIEGHPDNVSPAIFGGIVVGGPDPQTSGNFLIYQIDTPSDYVPIAVIPKRELATSESRDVLPVNLNRKQAVRNNAESSLLLAALFKHDWDNVVKLLESDQFHEIYRAKLVPELEIVRNLCHSLGIFGSYLSGAGTTVMLLVKKDQTDSLLDQLNKSEKLQDCQIKLLEFDLSGARISE